TCTATAACCTTGGAACGTCTGAGATGAAGATTGAAATAATCTACTTtccccatcatcaccatcacttaGTCCTTAAATCTAAATTACCCATAGGCTCCAATGTCGTCTCCCTGCCCTGCATCTCCTCTCCTCTTACTTCCTGGTCACAGGGACTCCCAAATCACCTCTCTGTCTGCCTGGTTGCAGTTATTccctgaaaaaagagaaaggccaGACCAAGCCAGATGGAGCTATCAGAGGGTGTAATCTCAGACAGTCCACTCTAAACATGCCGTTTTCATTCCTACCTCTGTGTTCTCCCTCACTATGACTACCTATCTGGAACACCTTCTCTGcccatcccctgcccccacctccccaagTTTAACCTACATCTCAAGAGCCAGCTCAAGTCTTTAGCTAAAGTATTCCCCTGCTTTTCCAGCCCACAGTAATCTGCCTGTTGCTATACTCTTAATTGGCATCACAGGGTTTATCTGGTTGACTATATATTATCTTTGctgttcttttattatttcacatGTTTATCTTGCCTTCAAATATAAATGGACCCTATTCAGGTCACAGAGACTGTGTCTTATCTTTTTTATCCACCTCCTAGCTTAACTTACAAAGCTAAATTAATCAGGAATTCCACAAATACCAGCTAATGGAGTGAGTGGACAGTATTGTCAATATGCAACCTCTTACTGATGCTGAAAACTCACTTTTCCATTGTCCCACAATCCAGCCTGAATATTCTATTCTCTCCACCCTGCAGTTATGGGTCTGAAGTGTAATACCTGCATATACACAGAAGGATGGAAGTGTATGGCAGGCCGAGGCACTTgcattgcaaaagaaaatgagttatGTTCAACAACAGCCTATTTCAGGGGTAAGTGGGGCTCATGAAGACTCCAAAATTGCCTGCAAAGAACCATCACTCTTGCTAGTGCCTGGAATAAAGAACTCGATATCATTTAGCTCTGCTAGGAGGTAAGGCAAGGAATAAAAGAGGGGGCAAGAAGGGATAATTTCCAACTTCACACTGTAGGGTTTAGTATCCAGAGCCAGTTAGGGTGGCGATTGGGAacatgaacccaggagccggGAAGGAGACCCAGTGTTAAGTGCTATTCCTCTTGGTGGTGAGTTTTAGTAAGTCACTAGTAAGGCAATCTCCTCCAGCATTTATAACAGGCTTCTTCATTTTTAGGAGACAAACATATGTACTCAACACATATGTGTAAGTATAAGTGCCGGGAAGAGGAGTCCTCCAAAAGAGGCCTGTTGAGAGTGACACTGTGCTGTGACAGAAACTTCTGTAATGTCTTCTAATGGAGCTTAGGAACTTGCAGAGGATCATCTGATCAAGATCCAGAATCAAGACCAACCAACATGAACTGTTTTATTTCCCACACCAAATTCCACACTGGCCTAAGATCCCAGAGAGAGCTGCAGGGGCTGTCCTCATTGCAATGAAGGggctccccacaccccacctccACCACTAGATTCCTAAAATCATGAGCATTGAAACAAAGTCCTCCATGAGCTATGCTTATTCTTTTGTCTTCTACTCCTGATTTCTGATTTCTATCCCTTGTAGGCTAAATAATGGACCCCCAAATATTTCTACatcctaatctctggaacctgtgaatgttaccttacatggcaaaagggactttgaaaatgtgattaaggatcttgagaagGGGAGGTTATCTTGCATTATCTGGGGGGGCCCTAAGTGGAATCAAAATGCA
This genomic window from Pan troglodytes isolate AG18354 chromosome 9, NHGRI_mPanTro3-v2.0_pri, whole genome shotgun sequence contains:
- the PATE4 gene encoding prostate and testis expressed protein 4; this translates as MRKMNTLLLVSLSFLYLKEVMGLKCNTCIYTEGWKCMAGRGTCIAKENELCSTTAYFRGDKHMYSTHMCKYKCREEESSKRGLLRVTLCCDRNFCNVF